CTCACCGCCTATTCCGGCGCGGTGATCCTGGTCAGCCACGACATGCACCTGCTGAGCCTCGTCGCCGACCGGCTGTGGCTGGTCGACGGGGGCACGGTGCGGCCGTTCGATGGCGATCTCGAAGCCTATCGCGCCCAGTTGCTGAGCCGCGACAAACCGGCGCCGAAACGCGAGACACCGAAACCCCGGCGCCCGTCCCGCGATACGTTGCTGCTGCTGCGGGGCGAGGTCCGCAAGAGCGAGGCCCGCGTCGAGAAACTCAACGACATGCGCGACCGACTGGCCGAGAAACTGGCCGACCCGGCGCTCTACGAAGATGGCAGGCAGGCCGAGGCCGAGGTCTGGCAGCGCAAGTATGCCGAGGTGATGGAAGGCCTGGACCGCGCCGAAACGCTGTGGATGCGGGCGCTGGAAAAGCTCGAGGCCGCCGAGGGCTGACGACTGTCCGGCCCGTTGCCCATCCATGTTGATCCGGCTCGAAATGGCTGGGGATTGGATCGGCGACGGCGCGATCCCTGCCGGGGCCGTCAGGGCCGATGATCTGCAATTTTCGAGGGACATCGGTCACCCTGCGCCTGCATCCGCAGGAATTTCTGGCATCGCCGGGCCGCGCGTGGCATGTCATCAGGGAATGGATACCGGGTTCTTCATCACCGCCTTCGTGACGCTCTTCGTTGTCATCGACCCGCCGGGGCTGGCGCCGCTGTATCTGGCGCTGACCCATGGCATGGATGCGGCCCTGCGCCGGTCCATCGCCATCCGGGCCTGTATCACCGCCGCCATATTGCTGACCATCTTTGCCGCCTTTGGCGAGGCGGTGCTGGACTTCGTCGGGATATCGATGCCCGCGTTCCGGGTCGCGGGCGGCATCCTGTTGCTGCTGACCGCGCTCGACATGCTGTTCGACCGGCGCAGCAAGCGGCGCGAGGATCGCGCCGAGGAGGAAGAACATCCCGATCCATCGGTGTTTCCGCTGGCGATCCCGCTGATCGCGGGGCCGGGGGCGATTGCGTCGATGGTGCTGCTGTCGGGGCAGAAACCGGGGATCGAGGGGCTGGCGCTGGTCATTGCGGTGATGCTGAGCGTCCTCGTGCTGGTGCTGGCGCTGTTCCTGGCATCGGGCATGATGGAGCGGCTTCTGGGCAAGACCGGGATCAACATCGTCACCCGGTTGCTGGGGATGTTGCTGGCGGCGCTGGCGGTGCAATTCGTGCTGGACGGGCTGCGTGCCTATGGCTTTGCGGGCTGACATTTCCAGCGCGCGGCCCCATATCGGGACCATGTCGGCACTGCGGGAACGCCATGAGCAATATCGAAATCGGTAACCTGGTCTATCTGCTCCTGCTGGGGGCGGTGCTGCTGTCCTGGGCCTTTGTCCAGAACCGCCGCAACCTGGGCAGGCTCGCCCAGCAGGCGATTGCCTGGGGGCTGATCTTCCTGGGCACGATCGCGGCGATCGGTCTGTGGGACGACATCCGGGGAACCGTGCAACCCAGCCTGGCGACCGTGACCGAGGGCAACCGGGTCGAGGTGCCGCGCGCCCGCGATGGCCACTACTACCTGACGCTCGAGGTCAATGGCACGCCGGTCAGGTTCATGATCGATACCGGCGCCTCGCAGGTGGTGCTGACCCGGCGAGATGCCGAGCGCGTCGGGATCGCCCCCGGTGACCTGGCCTATAGCGGGCGGGCCAACACGGCCAATGGCACCGTCCGCACCGCGCCGGTGGTGCTGGACGACATCGCTCTGGGTCCGATCCGCGACCGGGGCGTGCCCGCCGCGGTGAACGAAGGCGAGATGGACGAGTCGCTGCTGGGCATGTCCTATCTGCAACGCTGGGGCCGGATCGAGATCGGCGGCGGCGCGCTGGTGCTGACACGCTGACACCGGGTGCTGCGGATCGCCAACCGCGACCACAGACGCCCTGCAGCCGGTGTCAGCCGCCGCCCGAGGCAAGGGCCCCGAACATCGCCGCAATGAACAGCCCGGCGATGATCGCCAGCACGATCTTCAGGGTGGAATAGGGGCGTTCGCCCTGAACCTGCCCGGTGCGGCCGTTGACCACGAAACGGTAGGTCTTGCCCCGATACTTGTAGGCGGCCAGCCAGATCGGCAGCAGGATATGCTTGAAGGTCACGTTGCTCACCTCGGTGTCGATGGCGAGGATGCGCTGGCGGTCGCCGCCGATATCGAACCGTACGTCGCGTTCGATCACCCGGCCCATGACATCGCGCGCCTCGGTGTAGCCGTGGCCAAGCTCGACCGTATAGGCCTCGGCGCGGAACCCGGCGAGGAACTCCGGTTGGTAGGGTTCGAGCGCCGGCAGGTCCCAGGGCTGCAGCGCGTCGGTATAGACCTTTGGCAGCGACTGCGAGGCCAGCACCAGAATATCGTCGAAGGAACGCGCGACCCGCCCGGAGGTCCGGCTCCATTTGATCTTTGGAACCTGCTGGCGCACGCGCCTGCCGTTCTGGATGACGATGCGGGTCTCGTAGTAGATCGTTCCCCGGTCGCCCTGATAATTCGACCGCGTGCGCGCATCGAAGGTCCAGTAGGGAACATAGATCCCCTGCATCCGGCGCCCCTTGCGGGCATAGCGTTTCAGGCCCGAGGGCGCGAACCACAATCGGCCCAGCCAGTTGCCCATCGCCTCATGCGCGTGAGCTTCGGTCAGCGCAAAGGGCAGGATGCCGCGCGGTTTGATGTGGCGGTGGGTGCCGGTGTCGGTGACGACGGGGGTCGCGCAGAACGGGCATTCGGCCGCATGGGTGTCGGGGTCGAACTCGACCTGCGCGGCGCAGTTGGGGCAGGTGATGACCCGGGTTTCCTCGATCTCGGTTTCGGGCAGCCGATCGGCGACGGCGGCGTCGAAATCGATCTCGCGCAGCCGGCCGCCCTGCCACGGGCCGGAGGCCACCTGCTGGACCTGTCCGCAATGGGCGCAGACCAGCGCCCCCTGCGCGGGGTCGAACCGGTAGTCGCCCCCGCAGGTGTCGCAGGGGAAACGGTGTTCCTCGGTGGTCACCGGCATGGCGACCGGACTATGTGCCGGGCGGCGGCGGCGGCAGGATGGTAAAGAGCTGGGCCAGTTCCTGCACGTCGCCCGCGGGTTTCCATCCGTCCTGTCCCGGCGTCCACACATAGGTGTCGCGGGTCACGTCGCCTCCGGCGACCATCCGGCCCAGCCGGGCCTTGGAAAATGGCCCTTGCGACTGGCCGTCCGCCGCGATGTGCCAGACATGTTCGACCACCGGTGGCGGCGGCGGGGCGGCCTGCGCGGGATGGGCGCCCCAGGGGCCGGCCTGGGGCGATGCCATCTGCTGCGCCATCGCCATGCCCATTCCGGCACCCAGCCCGGCGGCCATTCCGCCGCCCGACGGGTTGCGTGCCGCGGCCGTCATCGCCTCGGCGGCGGAATATTGCGTGAAACGCCCGAGATCGCCGGCCAGCCCCATCGAGGTGCGTTTGTCCAGCGCGGCCTCGACCGCCGGCGGCATCGAAATGTTCTCGATGTAGAATTCCGGCATCGCCAGCCCGTAACTGTCGAGCACGGGCGACACCTGCGCCACGATCAGCTTGCCCAGATCGGCGGTGTTGGCGGCCATGTCGAGCACGGGAATGCCGGACGACGCGATCACGCGGGAAAACTCCTGCACGATGATGTTGCGGATCTGGAAACTGATCTCGTCCATCGTGAATTCGCCGTCGGTGCCGACGATCTCGACCAGGAACCGCGCCGGATCGCTGATCCGGATCGTATAGGTGCCAAAGGCGCGGATGCGGACCGGTCCGAATTCGGGATCGCGGCAGATGACCGGGTTCTTGGTGCCCCATTTGAGATCGTTGAACCGGGTCGTGTTGACGAAATAGATCTCGGATTTGAACGGCGACCGGAACCCGTGATCCCAGTGCTGAAGCGTGGTCAGCACCGGCATGTTGTTGGTTTCCAGCATGTAGAGACCCGGCGTGAACACGTCGGCGATCTGGCCCTCATGCACGAACACCGCCGCCTGGCCTTCGCGCACGGTCAGCTTGGCGCCATATTTGATTTCATGCCCCTCGCGTTCGAACCGCCAGACCATGGTGTCGCGGGTGTCGTCCACCCAGTGGATCACGTCGATGAACTCGCCGCTCAGAAAATCGAATATGCCCATGTGGTCTTCCTCGGTATTGTCGATTGGGTCTCAGCCGCGGGGGCCGACCAGTTCATCCGCCATCCTGCGCACGATGTGGCGCGCATCGTCCGCGGTCATGCCCGGCTGCAGGCGGTCGTCATAGAGCATCTGCAACAGCATTTCATCATGATGTGTCAGCAGCGCGAATTCATCGTCGTCATTGAAGATCGACGGCCGCGCCTGGGGGCTGTCATTTGGCAGCCCGAGCCCCTGCGCGATTTCCTCGTGGATACAGGCCGACCGCACCAGCCGCGGGTGCTCGGCCCGCACCAGCACCACGGCGCGGTCATAGACATAGGGATCGGTGGCCGCGGACATCGCCAGCACGAGGCAATAATAGGACCGGGGCAGGTCGCGGAACACGGCGCGTTCGGCATCGGTGATGCCGGGCACCAGCCGGGTCAGCCGTGACTGCAGGAAATCGGCATCGTCGAGGCTGGCGAAGAAAACGATGAGATTGGCATTGCGCGACACGTTGGTGATCGAATGGCCGGTGAGCCCGGCCAGCCGCCGCGTGAAGGTTTCGACCTCGCGCTGGTCATGTTCGCGGGCGCGGGCCTGTACGCTGGGGCCGAACTCGGTTCCGATCCGCACCGGGCCCGCCCACCGGCTCAGCGGGCTGGGGCCGCCGGGCCGGCCGCGCGTGTGTTCCTCATAAAAGGCGATACGCTCGAAGTTCTGCGCCAGCGTTGCCGCATCGACGGGAATGTCGGCGCCATCATCGGTGCGCAGCTTGCCCTCGGCCTGCAGGTTTTCGGCCACCAGCCCATAATAGACGACCAGTTCGGCGCTTTCGACCGAGCGGGGCGGGGCCGTGACGACCGGCGGCGGCCCCAGCCCCGACGGCCGGGCGCGGGGATGGGGCGATGTTTGCGGCATGAAAAGATCGCAGCCGGCCAGCAGCAACAGCGCCAGGGCAGGCGCGGGCCGCAGGACGCGACGCAGGATCTGATCCTGCCGCGCCATGTCTCAGCCGGGGACCGCGGTGCCGGAATTGTCCCCGACACCGTCGCGGCGGGCCTTGGCGGCGGCCAGGGTGTCGCGCAGTTCAGCTTCCATCTTCTTCAGTTCCTCCTCGGCGGCCGCCCGCTTGGCCTTGCCTTCGTCGGCGATCTGCAACGATTCCTGGATCGTGCCGATCAGGTCGGCATTGGCCTGTTTCACCGCTTCGATGTCGAACACGCCGCGTTCCATTTCCTGGCGGATCATCTTGTTGCTTTCGCGCAGATTGGCGGCGTTCGAGGTCAGCAACTCGTTGGTCAGGTCATTGGCGTCGCGCACGGCGGCGGCGGCCTCGCTGCTGCGCTGGATCGTGACCGCCTGCGCCAGCTGGGTTTCCCAGAGCGGCACGGTGTTCACCAGCGTCGAGTTGATCTTGGTCACCAGCGACTTGTCGTTTTCCTGGACGAGCCGGATCGACGGCAGCGACTGCATGGTGACCTGGCGGGTCAGCTTGAGGTCGTGCACGCGGCGTTCCAGGTCGTCGCGCGCGGCCCGCAGGTCGCGCAGTTCCTGCGCCTTCATCACCTGCTCGCCCTCTGGTGCGGCCTGCACCTCGGCCTCCTTGGCCGGAATGTCATTGCCGTCCAGCTCGGCCAGCTTGGCTTCGCCCGCCGCGATGTAGAGCGCCAGTTCGTCGTAGAAGCCCAGCGTCTTGTCATAGAGCAGGTCGAGCGACTTGATGTCCTTGAGCAGCGTGTGTTCGTGGCCCAGCAACTGGTCGGTGATGCGGTCGATCTGGCCCTGCACCTCTTCGAAACGGGCCGTGAACTTGGCAAAGGGTGCCGCGCGGCCCAGCAGCCGTTCCCACCAGCTGCGTTCGCGCCTCACGTCCAGTTCGCTGACCGAGAAACCGCGGATCGTGGTGACGATATCGCGCAGGCTGTCACCGGCGGGGCCGACATCCTTGTTGCGCACATCCGCCAGCATCGCCTGGCTGATTTCCTGCAGCTCGGTCTGCGCGGAGGAGCCGAACCCGACGATCGAGCCGGTATTGCCCATGTCGATCTCGTCCATGCGGCGGCGGATCTCGGCGCTGACGGCCGCGTCCGCCTGCGCCAGCGGCACCACTTCGGATTTCGGCTCGGGCAGCGAGATCGCGCTCACCTGTTCCACCAGCTGCGTGCTTTCCTCGGCCTTCTTGCGAACGTCGTCGGACATGGGCTGTTACCTTTCTGTTGTTTCGGCGGACGGGTCCAGCCGCACGCCTTCGCGCTGCAACCGGTCGCGCAGCACATCGATTTCCACCGTCAGGTCGCTGCGGTCGTCGAGCAGCAGCTTGCGCGTGCGGGCGGCAAAATTCTGTTCCAGATCATCGAGCAGCGACAGGTAGTCGGTCTTGGCCTGCGCGTCGCGGCTGCGGCTGTAGATATCGGCGAATTTCACCGTCGCGTCGCGGGCGCCCAGCAGATAGACGGTCATGTATTTCCGGGCCGCCGTCAGATCGCGCGGATCCTCTTCGACGGTGCGGAACAGGTCACGGGCGGCGACCTGGAACCGTTCGACCCGCGCCATCACCTCGCGGTCGGCGGCGCGTTTCGCCGCATCCCGCATCTCGGTCAGCTTTTCCTCGGCCTCGTCCACGACACGGGCCACGCGGTCCTGCTGGAAGGTGTCGATGCCTTCCATGCCCTTGTCGCGCATCGGGTCGATGCCGAAGGACAGCAGATGCAGCACGGTTGCCGCCGCGCCGTAGAGCGCGGGCGCCAGGATCCCCGGTTCGGTCAGCCAGGCGGCTAGCGCGGCCCCGGCGCCGGTCAGCAGGCTGCCGGCGATCTTGCGCGGAAAGGCGGGGCGGCGGGCGACCTTGCGCGCGGCCCAGGCCGCCTCGGCGCGCAGGCCTTCGCGGGTGAGAAACGCGCCGCCTGCCAGCATCGCGGCACCGATACCCCCCAGCGCCAGCCCGGTCGCGCCATCGTTCAGCGACAGGAACAGCAGCAGGATCGGCGGCAGGAACAGCAGGTTGACCCGCAGCCCGGCCGGGTCGGCCCGCGCGCCATCGAACTGTCCGCGGGCGGGCGGTCGTGCGGCAGGAGAGTCCGATCGGGTGCCGGCGCCGTCCGGGCTGTATTTGCCGCCATAGCGTTGCGCCATAGCGTCAAAGCCCCCCCAGCCAGCCGGATGTGATGCCGAACAGCAGCAGAATCAAAGCGATATACGCTACTTTCTGAAGCCCCGAGCGCGCCATGCCGTGTTTCTTCCGGTCACCGATTGCCGTGATACGTTCGCCCGGCCAGACTAGGCCAAGGGCAGGGGTCTGGCTAGGGAAAAAGGCGAGGCTGCGATCAATGTTTCCCCGGCGGGCGGCGGCGTGGGCGCCGTTTGGGGGCAGGTTTCGCCGTCCCGGTCGTGTCGGCATCGTCCAGACCCAGCTGGTCCCGAACCACCTTGCGGCGCAGTTCCTCGACCTCGCCCGGTTTCAGCTGGCCGAGCTGGAACGGCCCGTAGCTGACCCGGATCAGCCGGTTCACCGTGAACCCCAGCGCCTCCATCGCGCGGCGCACTTCGCGGTTACGGCCTTCGCGCAGCGCCACGGTCACCCAGGCATTGGCGCCCTGCTGGCGGTCGAGCGTCACCTGCATCGGCTGGAACCGGATGCCTTCGACCTCGATGCCGCGCCGCAGCGGGTCGAAATCGGTGTCGGTCGGGCGGCCGTGCAGCCGCACCCGGTAGCGGCGCAGCCATCCGGTCGACGGCAGTTCCAGCTGCCGCTTGATGCCGCCGTCATTGGTCAGCAGCAGCAACCCTTCGGAGTTGAGGTCGAGCCGGCCCACGCTCATCACCCGCGGCATGTCGGCGGGCAGCGCGTCGAAAACGGTGTCGCGGCCATGTTCGTCGCGGGCCGTCGTCACCAGACCGGCGGGTTTGTGATAGAGCCAGAGCCGCGGCGGCTCGGCCTCGGCCAGCGGGGCGCCGTCCACCGTGATCCGGTCCGACGCGGTGACGTTCAGGGCCGGGCTTTCGATGGTGCGGCCATTGACCGTGACCCGGCCGGCCGCGATCATGCGTTCCGCCTCGCGGCGCGAGGCGACGCCAGCCCGTGCCAGCACCTTGGCGATCCGGTCGCCGGGATTGTCGGTCGTGGTCATGCCCCGCCCATAGACCATCGCGCGGGCTTGCGAAAGGGCGGGCGGGGCGGCAGGGTGAGGCGATGTTCCGATCGCATATGGATCAGGCGCTGGCCGAGGCGCGGGCCGCCGCCGAACGCGGCGAGGTGCCGGTGGGCGCGGTGATCGTGGCCCCGGACGGCGGTGTCGTGGCCGCTGCCGGGAACCGCACCCGCGAGTTGAACGATCCGACCGCCCATGCGGAATTGCTGGCGATTCGCGCGGCCTGTGCCGCAGCCGGGTCGGAACGGCTGGCGGGGCATGCCCTCTATGTGACGCTGGAACCCTGCGCGATGTGCGCCGCCGCCATTGCCGCGGCCCGGATCGGCCGGCTCTATTATGGCGCGGCTGATCCCAAATCGGGCGGCGTTGCCCATGGCGCGCGGGTGTTCACGCATCCGCAGGCGCATCACCGGCCCGAGATCTACGACGGGATCGCGGGCGACGAGGCCGCGGCCCTGCTCAGGGCGTTCTTTGCCACGCGCAGGTGACCCGGCACGGCGGGACGGGCCGTGGATGTCATGCGCGGAGGGCCTGTAAGCCGGATTCTGTTCCGGGGTTGCCCCCGGCGACGACCATTCATCTGGGCCGCGCATCGCTGTGCGGCTCGTGCTGCCAACCCGACCCCTCTCGGCTGAAGCGAGCCTAGCGGCGGTTTCCCCGAAGGGACCGGTCCCGCGCGGGGGTCCTATTCGGCATTGCTCCCGGTGGGGCTTGCCATGCCGCCCCCGTTGCCGGGGGCGCGGTGGGCTCTTACTCCACCGTTTCACCCTTGCCCCGGACCTGCCGGAGGCGAACCTCCGCCATGCCGGGGCGGTCTGTTCTCTGTGGCGCTCTCCGTCGGGTTGCCCCGCCCGGGCGTTACCCGGCACCGCTGCTTCAGGGAGTCCGGACTTTCCTCCCGGCCGGCGAACCGGCCAAGCGGCCGTCCGGCCCTCCGCGCGGCATCGGCTTAGGCGCTGCGGGCCGCCGCGTCAACGGCGACCGGCCTGGCCGAACCCGGCCAGGGCCGCCATGTCCGCGTCATCGAGCGGGCCGCACGCATGGGGGCGCAGGCGCAGGCGCACCGCCGCCAGCAAATCGGCATCCGAACAGGGGGCAGTGTAACCGGCGGCGCGGGCCAGGGCGCGGAACGGGGCGGGATCGGGGGTATGGGCCGGGTTTTGGGCATGGTCCCGGGCCGGAGCGGGCCTCAGCGCCAGCCCCTGCCGGGCCAGCCGGGTCCAGTCGAATCGGGGGCCGGGATCGTGTTTGCGCCCCGGCGCCATGTCCGAATGGCCGATCACGCCTGCGGGGCCGATACGATGCCGCTGCATCACGTCGCGCAACAGGTCTTCGAGGGCGGCCATCTGCGGTTCCGAAAACGGATGGTCGCCGCGATTGTCCAGTTCGATCCCGATCGAGCGCGAGTTGATGTCCTCCAGCCCGCGCCATTCACCGGCGCCCGCGTGCCAGGCGCGCTTGGCCTCGTCCACCATCTGCCAGATCGTGCCATCGCCGCCGATCAGGTAATGCGCCGACACCTCGATGGCGGGATCGCAGAGCCGGTCGAGCGCGGCGCTCGCGCTGTCCATCGCCGTGTAGTGCAGCACGATGAGCGACGGTTTCAGCCCGTCCCGGCGGTCGCCGAAACTGGGGGACGGATGCCGGATCGGGGTCAGTTCTGCACCGCCTGGCGAAACGGCGCGGGATCCCAGCTGCAGGCATAGCCGTCGCCATCGGGGTCGAGGTTCTGGCGGTCCCGCTGCGGGCCGCCCGCCTCGAGGAACGCGATCTGCGCCTGGTCGGGCGATGAGAAGCGGTTGCAGTTGCGCTGCGAGCCGCCGGCGAGGCTGAGGCCGGACCGGCTGTAGATCCGCGTGCCGCGCGGGTTGGTCTGCGACAGCGCATAGGCGACGATGTTGGGCCCGACACCGGCGGGGCGCACGGGCACGGCGGTGGGTTCGACGGCCTCGTATTGCGCGCGGTATCGGGCCAGCCGTTCGGCATCGCTTTCGATCGATTCGCGTGTCCTGACCGCGGAAAAGCTGTTCTCGTCCGAGATCCCCGCAGTCGACACCGGGGCCGAGGTCGCCGTCGCGGTGGTCTCGGTCGATGCCAGCGCGGCGGCGGTGGCGGCCGCGATGTCGTCTTCGGGCGCGGCGGTCCCGGCGGGCAGCGGTTGCGTGGCGATCGCGGCGGGCAGGGGCAGGGGCTGCCCGTCCGTGCCTCCGGCCAGCTGCGCGTCCAGCACCTTGGGCGAGCCGAAATAATTTTCGGGCTGGCCACCCGGTATCTGCGGCGCACAGGCCGACAGGGCGGTCAGCGCGGCAAGGGCGGTCAGGGCAGGAAGGGCAGAAAGGGCAGGGCGCATCGCGTCAGCCCTGCCACCAGTTGCCCGGCCGGGCGTCGAACCCGGCGGCGTGTTCCAGTGCAAAGGCGGCGTTGAGCAGGTCGCCTTCCTCCCACGGTTTGCCGATCAGCTGCAGGCCCAGCGGCAACCCCTGCCGGTCCAGCCCCGCGGGCACCGCCACGCCGGGAAGCCCGGCGAGGTTCACGGTCACGGTGAACACGTCGTTGAGATACATCGCCACCGGGTCGGCATCGGTCATCTCGCCCAGCCCGAAAGCCGCCGACGGCGTGGCCGGGGTCAGGATCGCGTCCACACCCTGCGCGAACACCTCCTCGAAATCGCGCTTGATCAGCGTGCGGACTCGGCGGGCGCGGTTGTAATAGGCGTCGTAGAACCCCGCCGACAGCACATAGGTGCCGATCATCACCCGGCGCTGCACCTCGTGGCCGAACCCCTCGGCGCGGGTCTTCTCGTACATCTCGGTGATGCCGTCGCCCTGTGCCAGCCGGGCCCGGTGGCCATAGCGCACCCCGTCATAGCGCGCGAGGTTCGACGAGGCCTCGGCCGGGGCGATCACATAATAGGCCGGCAGCGCGTATTTCGTGTGCGGCAGCGAGATATCGACGATCTCGGCGCCGGCATCCTGCATCATCTCGCGGCCGCGCGCCCACAGCGCCTCGATCTCGTCGGGCATGCCGTCCATGCGGTATTCGCGCGGGATGCCGATTTTTCTGCCGCGGATATCGCCGGTCAGCGCCGCCTCGAAATCGGGCACGGGTAGGTCGGCGCTGGTCGAATCCCGAGGGTCGTGCCCGGCCATCGCGCCCAGCATGATTGCCGCGTCGCGCACGGATTTCGTCATCGGCCCGGCCTGGTCCAGCGAGGATGCAAAGGCCACGATCCCCCAGCGCGAACACCGCCCGTAGGTCGGCTTGATCCCCACCGTGCCGGTAAAGGCCGCGGGCTGGCGGATCGAGCCGCCGGTATCGGTGCCGGTCGCGGCCAGACACAGATCGGCGGCGACCGCCGAAGCCGAGCCGCCCGACGAGCCGCCCGGCGTCAGCGGCGTGTCGTCATTGCCGCGCCGCCACGGGTTCACCGCGTTGCCATAGGCCGAGGTCTCGTTCGACGATCCCATCGCGAACTCGTCCATGTTCAGCTTGCCGAGCATCACGGCCCCCGCGTCGGCGAGGTTCTGCGACACGGTCGATTCGTATTCCGGCCGGAACCCTTCGAGAATGCGGCTGGCGGCCTGGGACGGCACGCCGCGCGTGCAGAACAGGTCTTTGATGCCGATCGGCAGGCCGCACATGGCGGGGGTCTCACCGGACCCTTTCAGGCGCGCATCGGCGGCGGCGGCGCGTTCCAGCGCGATCTCGGGCGTCTTGTGCGCAAACGCGTTCAGCGCGCCGGCGGTCTCGATGGCGGCCAGGCAGGCCTCGGTCAGTTCGCGCGATGTGGTTTCACCCTTGCGGAGCGCGTCGCGGGCCTCGGCCAGCCCCAGTCGGTTCAGTTCGGTCATGTCAGTCGTCTTTCCTGGGCGGGGCGGCGGGTCACTCGACCACCTTGGGGACGGCGAAGAACCCTTCGCGGGCATCCGGCGCGTTGGACAGCACCTTCTCCGGCTGGTTGCCGTCATTCACAACGTCGGCGCGGCGCTTGAGCCGCTGCGGGGTCACGCTGGTCATCGGCTCGACGCCGTCGATATCGACCTCGTTGAGCTGTTCGATAAAGCCGAGGATGGTGTTGAATTCCTCCGCCAGTGCCGGCAGCGCGTCCTGCTCGACCCGGATCCGGGCCAGTTTCGCCACCTTGGCGGCGGTGCTAGTGTCGATCGACATGAAAACCTCTCGTCGGTGTCTCTGACGGCTGTCACGGGCATTTACCTCCGCGCCGGTCGCCCCGCAAGCCTGAGCTGGAAAACCGCCCCGTTCGAGGTGGCAATTCGCCCCCCCGGTGCTAGGGTCGTCGGGCATGGACAGAAGAGGAGATGACCATGAACATCGTCTGGCTGGGTCACGGCAGTTTCCGCATCGAAACCGCGGGGCAGGTGCTGCTGATCGACCCCTGGCTGACCGGCAACCCGCTGCTGCCCGAGGACCGGCACGCCGAGGCCGTCGAGGGGGCGACCCATATCCTGCTGACCCATGCGCATTTCGACCATGTGATCGACGTGCTGCCGCTGGCGCGGAAACTGGGCGTGCCGGTGGCGGGGCAATATGACCTGATGGGGCTCTGGT
This is a stretch of genomic DNA from Pukyongiella litopenaei. It encodes these proteins:
- a CDS encoding 5-bromo-4-chloroindolyl phosphate hydrolysis family protein, whose product is MAQRYGGKYSPDGAGTRSDSPAARPPARGQFDGARADPAGLRVNLLFLPPILLLFLSLNDGATGLALGGIGAAMLAGGAFLTREGLRAEAAWAARKVARRPAFPRKIAGSLLTGAGAALAAWLTEPGILAPALYGAAATVLHLLSFGIDPMRDKGMEGIDTFQQDRVARVVDEAEEKLTEMRDAAKRAADREVMARVERFQVAARDLFRTVEEDPRDLTAARKYMTVYLLGARDATVKFADIYSRSRDAQAKTDYLSLLDDLEQNFAARTRKLLLDDRSDLTVEIDVLRDRLQREGVRLDPSAETTER
- a CDS encoding toxic anion resistance protein gives rise to the protein MSDDVRKKAEESTQLVEQVSAISLPEPKSEVVPLAQADAAVSAEIRRRMDEIDMGNTGSIVGFGSSAQTELQEISQAMLADVRNKDVGPAGDSLRDIVTTIRGFSVSELDVRRERSWWERLLGRAAPFAKFTARFEEVQGQIDRITDQLLGHEHTLLKDIKSLDLLYDKTLGFYDELALYIAAGEAKLAELDGNDIPAKEAEVQAAPEGEQVMKAQELRDLRAARDDLERRVHDLKLTRQVTMQSLPSIRLVQENDKSLVTKINSTLVNTVPLWETQLAQAVTIQRSSEAAAAVRDANDLTNELLTSNAANLRESNKMIRQEMERGVFDIEAVKQANADLIGTIQESLQIADEGKAKRAAAEEELKKMEAELRDTLAAAKARRDGVGDNSGTAVPG
- a CDS encoding pseudouridine synthase; translation: MVYGRGMTTTDNPGDRIAKVLARAGVASRREAERMIAAGRVTVNGRTIESPALNVTASDRITVDGAPLAEAEPPRLWLYHKPAGLVTTARDEHGRDTVFDALPADMPRVMSVGRLDLNSEGLLLLTNDGGIKRQLELPSTGWLRRYRVRLHGRPTDTDFDPLRRGIEVEGIRFQPMQVTLDRQQGANAWVTVALREGRNREVRRAMEALGFTVNRLIRVSYGPFQLGQLKPGEVEELRRKVVRDQLGLDDADTTGTAKPAPKRRPRRRPPGKH
- a CDS encoding MarC family protein, producing the protein MDTGFFITAFVTLFVVIDPPGLAPLYLALTHGMDAALRRSIAIRACITAAILLTIFAAFGEAVLDFVGISMPAFRVAGGILLLLTALDMLFDRRSKRREDRAEEEEHPDPSVFPLAIPLIAGPGAIASMVLLSGQKPGIEGLALVIAVMLSVLVLVLALFLASGMMERLLGKTGINIVTRLLGMLLAALAVQFVLDGLRAYGFAG
- a CDS encoding TFIIB-type zinc finger domain-containing protein, which codes for MPVTTEEHRFPCDTCGGDYRFDPAQGALVCAHCGQVQQVASGPWQGGRLREIDFDAAVADRLPETEIEETRVITCPNCAAQVEFDPDTHAAECPFCATPVVTDTGTHRHIKPRGILPFALTEAHAHEAMGNWLGRLWFAPSGLKRYARKGRRMQGIYVPYWTFDARTRSNYQGDRGTIYYETRIVIQNGRRVRQQVPKIKWSRTSGRVARSFDDILVLASQSLPKVYTDALQPWDLPALEPYQPEFLAGFRAEAYTVELGHGYTEARDVMGRVIERDVRFDIGGDRQRILAIDTEVSNVTFKHILLPIWLAAYKYRGKTYRFVVNGRTGQVQGERPYSTLKIVLAIIAGLFIAAMFGALASGGG
- a CDS encoding DUF2927 domain-containing protein is translated as MARQDQILRRVLRPAPALALLLLAGCDLFMPQTSPHPRARPSGLGPPPVVTAPPRSVESAELVVYYGLVAENLQAEGKLRTDDGADIPVDAATLAQNFERIAFYEEHTRGRPGGPSPLSRWAGPVRIGTEFGPSVQARAREHDQREVETFTRRLAGLTGHSITNVSRNANLIVFFASLDDADFLQSRLTRLVPGITDAERAVFRDLPRSYYCLVLAMSAATDPYVYDRAVVLVRAEHPRLVRSACIHEEIAQGLGLPNDSPQARPSIFNDDDEFALLTHHDEMLLQMLYDDRLQPGMTADDARHIVRRMADELVGPRG
- a CDS encoding SPFH domain-containing protein, whose amino-acid sequence is MGIFDFLSGEFIDVIHWVDDTRDTMVWRFEREGHEIKYGAKLTVREGQAAVFVHEGQIADVFTPGLYMLETNNMPVLTTLQHWDHGFRSPFKSEIYFVNTTRFNDLKWGTKNPVICRDPEFGPVRIRAFGTYTIRISDPARFLVEIVGTDGEFTMDEISFQIRNIIVQEFSRVIASSGIPVLDMAANTADLGKLIVAQVSPVLDSYGLAMPEFYIENISMPPAVEAALDKRTSMGLAGDLGRFTQYSAAEAMTAAARNPSGGGMAAGLGAGMGMAMAQQMASPQAGPWGAHPAQAAPPPPPVVEHVWHIAADGQSQGPFSKARLGRMVAGGDVTRDTYVWTPGQDGWKPAGDVQELAQLFTILPPPPPGT
- a CDS encoding nucleoside deaminase; amino-acid sequence: MFRSHMDQALAEARAAAERGEVPVGAVIVAPDGGVVAAAGNRTRELNDPTAHAELLAIRAACAAAGSERLAGHALYVTLEPCAMCAAAIAAARIGRLYYGAADPKSGGVAHGARVFTHPQAHHRPEIYDGIAGDEAAALLRAFFATRR
- a CDS encoding retropepsin-like aspartic protease family protein; amino-acid sequence: MSNIEIGNLVYLLLLGAVLLSWAFVQNRRNLGRLAQQAIAWGLIFLGTIAAIGLWDDIRGTVQPSLATVTEGNRVEVPRARDGHYYLTLEVNGTPVRFMIDTGASQVVLTRRDAERVGIAPGDLAYSGRANTANGTVRTAPVVLDDIALGPIRDRGVPAAVNEGEMDESLLGMSYLQRWGRIEIGGGALVLTR